One segment of Pasteurella skyensis DNA contains the following:
- the mtgA gene encoding monofunctional biosynthetic peptidoglycan transglycosylase, with the protein MRKCRIKALCCRLWRFFLPNKVRSIKGFLWFLLSRISVFFLTLILIFSFLPIPYSAYMVQQKITYLCKNETYHIKYQWVNLNKIAWQMQIAVIAAEDQKFKDHSGLDFNAIGQALNQNRHSKRIRGASTISQQMVKNLYLWSQRSWLRKGLELPLTFAVEMIWSKQRILEVYLNIAEFGKGIFGVEAASQHFFNKHASQLNIKEAALLAASLPNPIIFKVNKPKFIMRKKQQWIINQINNLGAKAYLEQLK; encoded by the coding sequence ATGAGAAAGTGTAGAATAAAAGCGTTATGTTGTCGTTTATGGCGTTTTTTCCTTCCGAATAAAGTACGTTCAATCAAGGGATTCTTGTGGTTTTTACTGAGTCGAATTAGCGTCTTTTTTCTTACGTTAATATTGATTTTTTCTTTTTTACCGATCCCTTATTCTGCCTATATGGTGCAACAAAAAATAACCTATTTATGTAAAAATGAAACATATCACATTAAGTATCAATGGGTGAATCTCAACAAGATCGCTTGGCAAATGCAAATTGCGGTTATCGCTGCAGAGGATCAAAAATTTAAAGATCATTCAGGTCTTGATTTTAATGCGATTGGGCAAGCTTTAAATCAAAATCGTCACTCAAAGAGAATTAGAGGTGCATCAACGATCTCACAGCAAATGGTGAAAAATTTGTATTTATGGTCACAACGATCGTGGTTAAGAAAAGGGCTTGAATTACCTTTAACTTTTGCTGTTGAAATGATTTGGAGCAAACAGCGCATTTTAGAAGTGTACTTAAATATTGCAGAGTTTGGAAAAGGTATTTTTGGAGTAGAAGCTGCATCACAACATTTTTTTAATAAACACGCCAGTCAATTAAATATTAAAGAAGCGGCATTATTGGCGGCATCGTTACCTAACCCTATAATATTTAAAGTAAATAAACCTAAATTTATAATGCGGAAAAAGCAACAATGGATTATAAATCAAATTAATAATTTAGGTGCTAAAGCCTATTTAGAACAATTAAAATAA
- a CDS encoding ABC transporter permease subunit: MLDKNLEEFRESAYIVHFWKSLRKDVMALVSVYAFVILLGLILFGSVIAPYSAQQQFVGLELMPPSWSEIGRIEHFFGTDDLGRDIFSRVLYGFYYTAGSALLITLVIAVIGGIIGVLAGTKTHSSFAIVNHLFDIFLVTPTLLIAIIIAILLEASLINAMLAILLAMLPHFIHTIYIATQKELKKEYVITLRLEGASRWDLIKPVVLPNLTPIAVKELSHIFVLAILDISALSFISLGAQYPTPEWGAMIRDSVELVYIAPWTVFIPGITIMGTILVVRMLSNSIIRILETYRY, from the coding sequence ATGTTAGATAAGAATTTAGAAGAGTTTAGAGAGTCAGCATATATTGTCCATTTTTGGAAGAGTTTAAGAAAAGATGTGATGGCATTAGTGAGTGTGTATGCTTTTGTCATTTTATTGGGCTTAATCCTCTTTGGTTCTGTTATCGCGCCTTATTCAGCACAACAACAATTTGTTGGTTTAGAACTAATGCCACCATCTTGGAGTGAAATCGGACGAATTGAACATTTTTTTGGAACGGATGATCTTGGTCGTGATATTTTTAGTCGCGTGCTATATGGTTTTTACTATACCGCAGGATCGGCCCTACTTATTACCCTTGTTATAGCGGTTATTGGGGGGATTATTGGTGTATTAGCAGGAACAAAAACACACTCTAGTTTTGCGATAGTTAATCACTTATTTGATATATTTTTGGTTACACCAACATTACTGATCGCTATTATTATTGCCATTTTATTAGAAGCCAGCTTAATTAATGCAATGTTGGCTATTTTATTGGCAATGCTTCCTCATTTTATCCATACAATTTATATTGCGACACAGAAAGAATTAAAAAAAGAATATGTGATAACATTACGATTAGAAGGTGCGAGTCGTTGGGATCTGATTAAACCAGTAGTTTTACCTAATTTAACCCCTATTGCAGTTAAAGAATTATCGCATATTTTTGTTTTGGCTATTTTGGATATCAGTGCATTAAGTTTTATCTCATTGGGTGCTCAGTATCCAACTCCTGAGTGGGGGGCAATGATTAGAGATTCAGTAGAATTAGTGTATATTGCACCTTGGACGGTATTTATACCGGGCATCACGATTATGGGTACTATTTTAGTGGTAAGAATGTTAAGTAATAGTATTATTCGTATATTAGAAACATACCGTTATTAA
- the trpR gene encoding trp operon repressor → MKVHYNQRDPKEWHRFVSLLKQAVVEDKIDELLSMLLTVDECHSLGLRVQIVKALLEQEMSQREIQQSLNTSIATVTRGSNMLKTSDPQMLEWVNKQLNEKV, encoded by the coding sequence ATGAAAGTACATTACAATCAAAGAGATCCAAAAGAGTGGCATAGATTTGTTTCGTTGTTAAAACAAGCGGTTGTTGAAGATAAAATAGACGAATTGTTGTCAATGCTACTAACTGTTGATGAGTGTCATTCACTGGGTTTGCGAGTGCAAATTGTAAAAGCGTTACTTGAGCAAGAAATGTCTCAAAGAGAAATTCAGCAAAGTTTAAATACCAGTATTGCCACAGTGACTCGAGGATCAAATATGCTAAAAACAAGTGATCCACAAATGTTAGAATGGGTAAATAAGCAACTCAATGAGAAAGTGTAG
- the lolA gene encoding outer membrane lipoprotein chaperone LolA gives MKKSLIKTLGCVSIVFFSSAIFANSQAVVELQKRLGLVSQYKTDFVQTVRSMKGKVIQEGEGIFRVKRPNLFRMEQKKPQESLVISDGETLWFYDPFVYQVTANWTDDIVNNTPFVLLTSNKKDYWNQYDVTQDSDTFVLKPKAQNSNIQQFDIRINSHGLLKGFSTIEKNGHSNLYILRNISTAEIDPNLFNFVIPKGAELDDQRTKQ, from the coding sequence TTGAAAAAATCATTAATTAAAACACTAGGTTGTGTAAGCATTGTTTTTTTTAGCAGTGCCATATTTGCAAATTCACAAGCTGTAGTTGAGTTACAAAAACGTTTGGGATTAGTCTCACAATATAAAACAGACTTTGTTCAAACTGTCCGTTCAATGAAAGGAAAAGTTATTCAAGAAGGAGAAGGAATATTCAGAGTTAAACGACCAAATTTATTTCGAATGGAGCAAAAAAAACCACAAGAAAGCCTCGTTATTTCAGATGGTGAAACACTTTGGTTTTATGATCCTTTTGTTTATCAAGTAACCGCTAATTGGACAGATGATATTGTTAATAATACCCCTTTCGTATTATTAACAAGTAATAAAAAAGACTATTGGAATCAATATGATGTAACTCAAGATAGCGATACTTTTGTATTAAAACCAAAAGCCCAAAATAGCAATATTCAACAATTTGATATTAGAATTAATAGCCACGGTTTATTGAAAGGATTTAGTACTATTGAAAAAAATGGGCATAGTAATCTTTATATATTAAGAAATATTTCAACAGCAGAGATTGATCCTAATTTATTTAATTTTGTGATACCAAAAGGTGCAGAATTGGACGATCAGCGAACTAAACAATAG
- a CDS encoding ABC transporter permease, whose translation MLFILIRKLFWIIVTVIILSIMSYSILLKDPLNLLIYEPSVKSYFRYLSALLAGDFGVSYNSGEPLLDQILRVLPATLSLCFSATLLSLILGIPLGFLSAYNLNNVVGKCLVILGSLSLALPVFWLAIMLLYYASINQWGIATVGELNLIYEVPIVTNFKLLDMFLVDTPYKFKMIQSLIQHLALPTLILTIPATLEVMRVTQEQATYVMKQNYVKVARTRGWSGFKIWRMHIVFNTLPPIIPSIARNVTLIFAFAMLIENVVSWGGIGRWLINAVSIQDYNAISAGIIVIGIFILTVDILASGMTTLLDPSNKKDWYVR comes from the coding sequence ATGTTATTTATTTTAATTCGTAAGTTATTTTGGATCATAGTAACCGTCATTATTCTTTCAATAATGAGTTACAGTATTTTATTAAAAGATCCACTTAATTTATTAATTTATGAGCCAAGTGTAAAATCTTATTTTCGTTATCTCAGTGCTCTGTTAGCGGGTGATTTTGGTGTGAGTTATAATTCAGGAGAACCGCTATTAGATCAAATATTAAGGGTTCTTCCTGCAACACTGTCTTTATGTTTTTCTGCGACATTATTATCATTAATTTTAGGCATCCCGTTAGGTTTTCTTTCTGCGTATAATTTGAATAATGTTGTTGGAAAATGTTTAGTGATTTTAGGTTCATTAAGTTTGGCTTTACCTGTATTTTGGTTGGCGATTATGTTGCTTTATTATGCTTCTATTAATCAATGGGGGATCGCTACAGTGGGAGAATTAAACCTCATTTATGAGGTCCCTATCGTCACAAACTTTAAATTGTTGGATATGTTTTTAGTTGATACGCCTTATAAATTTAAAATGATACAAAGTTTAATTCAGCATTTAGCTTTACCTACGTTAATTTTAACGATACCTGCCACACTAGAAGTGATGAGAGTAACGCAAGAACAAGCAACATATGTAATGAAACAAAATTATGTTAAAGTAGCCAGAACACGAGGTTGGTCTGGGTTTAAAATTTGGCGAATGCATATAGTATTTAATACATTACCACCGATTATTCCTTCTATTGCTCGCAACGTTACTTTGATCTTTGCTTTTGCAATGTTAATTGAAAACGTGGTAAGTTGGGGAGGCATTGGGCGCTGGTTAATTAATGCGGTTTCCATACAAGATTATAATGCGATATCAGCGGGTATTATAGTAATTGGAATATTTATATTAACGGTAGATATTCTAGCAAGTGGTATGACGACCTTGTTAGATCCTTCAAATAAGAAAGATTGGTATGTTAGATAA
- the degS gene encoding outer membrane-stress sensor serine endopeptidase DegS has translation MIKKISQAIGFGLFCAILILFVAPYVNHQFTPPKSKIISYHDAVKVASPAIVNVYNQSFDIASEKNGLKVSNLGSGVIMTSSGYILTNRHVIQNADQIIVALQNGRIFSATLVGSDILTDLAVLKIQAKNLPFIPQNSQRPVRVGDVVLAIGNPFNLGQSITQGIISAIERNALSERGRQNFIQIDASINKGNSGGALINTAGELIGINTLSLGRSSEDIAEGLSFAIPITLANKVMAKIIQDGRVIRGYFGVGTELFYSAKQLGVGERGVVVTSVTKDGPAERGGVKPNDLILRIGNVEAESPRQMMEAIAEMRPDTQVEVLVLRQGKEKMLHVTIGEFPHLQ, from the coding sequence ATGATAAAAAAAATATCACAAGCAATAGGGTTTGGTCTTTTTTGTGCTATTTTAATCCTTTTTGTTGCCCCTTATGTAAATCATCAATTTACACCTCCAAAGAGCAAAATCATCAGTTATCACGATGCCGTCAAAGTTGCTTCTCCTGCCATTGTTAATGTATATAATCAATCTTTTGATATAGCATCTGAAAAGAATGGATTAAAGGTCAGTAACTTAGGTTCAGGTGTCATAATGACGTCGTCAGGATATATTTTAACCAATCGACACGTTATTCAAAATGCAGATCAAATCATTGTCGCACTACAAAACGGACGAATATTTAGTGCAACATTAGTGGGTTCAGATATTTTAACCGATCTTGCGGTACTCAAAATTCAAGCTAAAAACCTTCCCTTTATTCCACAAAATAGCCAAAGACCAGTGAGAGTGGGCGATGTTGTTTTAGCCATAGGAAACCCTTTCAATTTAGGACAAAGCATAACACAAGGCATTATTAGTGCCATTGAACGAAATGCACTGTCTGAAAGAGGACGCCAAAACTTTATTCAAATTGATGCCTCAATTAATAAAGGAAATTCTGGTGGTGCTTTAATTAACACCGCAGGGGAGTTGATTGGCATTAACACCCTAAGTTTGGGAAGAAGTAGTGAAGACATTGCAGAAGGACTTAGCTTTGCCATTCCTATCACTTTAGCAAATAAAGTGATGGCAAAAATTATTCAAGATGGACGTGTGATTCGAGGTTATTTTGGTGTAGGAACAGAATTATTTTATTCAGCTAAACAACTGGGCGTTGGAGAACGAGGCGTTGTGGTCACTTCCGTAACCAAAGATGGGCCAGCAGAAAGAGGTGGTGTGAAGCCAAATGATTTAATCTTGCGAATTGGTAATGTGGAAGCGGAATCACCTCGTCAAATGATGGAGGCCATTGCAGAAATGAGACCAGATACCCAAGTAGAGGTGTTGGTATTAAGACAAGGTAAAGAAAAAATGTTGCACGTCACCATTGGTGAGTTTCCTCATTTACAATAA
- a CDS encoding oligopeptide/dipeptide ABC transporter ATP-binding protein — protein sequence MALLDIRHLTIDIETSNGRVRMIDNINLTLDKNEICGLVGESGSGKSIILRVICGMEKDNWIVKADRFRFDNIELLKLSPYQRRKLIKDDISMILQNPRESLDPSKTIGRQLMDRIHFSGKWWTWFGWKKKKAIELLHRVGIRDHKDIMQCYPVDLTSGEAQKIIIAMAVANKPRLLVADEPTNMMEPTTELQIYRLLSSMNKNLGTSILLASNDIWAVHKWVDSFNILYCGQNVEIGSKEQIMQNPYHPYTSALLHSMPDFSSPLPFKGELNTLRGATPTLSHIYKGCRLGKRCHFAQKKCIVKPPLYKVKQREFACYYPLNYQKSGQLKSAEIDPILLNY from the coding sequence ATGGCATTATTAGATATTCGTCATCTCACCATTGATATTGAAACATCTAATGGCAGAGTAAGAATGATCGATAATATAAATCTTACTCTTGATAAGAATGAAATTTGTGGTTTAGTAGGAGAGTCTGGTTCAGGAAAAAGCATTATCCTAAGGGTAATCTGTGGAATGGAAAAAGACAATTGGATTGTGAAAGCGGATCGTTTCCGATTTGATAATATTGAATTGCTTAAATTATCACCTTATCAACGTAGAAAATTGATCAAAGATGATATTTCAATGATCCTACAAAACCCTCGAGAAAGTTTAGATCCAAGTAAAACGATCGGAAGACAACTAATGGACAGGATCCATTTTAGTGGAAAATGGTGGACTTGGTTTGGTTGGAAAAAGAAAAAGGCAATTGAATTACTGCATAGAGTAGGTATTAGAGATCATAAAGACATAATGCAATGTTATCCTGTTGATTTAACGAGTGGCGAGGCTCAAAAGATAATTATTGCAATGGCAGTCGCCAATAAACCTAGATTACTGGTTGCAGATGAACCAACTAATATGATGGAACCAACAACAGAATTACAAATTTATCGACTATTATCGAGTATGAATAAAAATCTAGGTACATCGATTTTACTTGCTAGTAACGATATTTGGGCAGTACATAAATGGGTTGATTCATTTAACATATTATATTGTGGGCAAAATGTTGAAATAGGGAGTAAAGAGCAAATAATGCAAAATCCTTACCACCCTTATACATCTGCTTTGCTACATAGTATGCCTGATTTTTCTTCTCCACTGCCTTTTAAAGGAGAATTAAATACCTTAAGAGGTGCAACCCCAACACTAAGCCATATTTACAAAGGCTGTCGTTTAGGTAAGCGTTGCCATTTTGCACAAAAGAAATGCATTGTTAAGCCTCCATTGTACAAAGTAAAACAGCGAGAATTTGCTTGTTATTATCCCTTAAATTACCAAAAAAGTGGGCAATTGAAGAGTGCAGAAATAGATCCTATCTTGCTTAATTATTAA